CGGTTGTTGACGAGATCGCGACGCCCTCAACTGCGGTGGTAGCACCCTGGCATATGCCGCAGTCAAGGGCCCCGCGAAGAGTCACAGCACAGCGCTGAGGAACTCCCGTGTCCGGTCGTTCTCGGGGTCGTTGAAGATCTTCTCCGGGGTGCCGGACTCGATGACCCGGCCGGAGTCGAACATCAGGACCTGGTCCGAGATGTCCCGGGCGAAATTCATCTCGTGGGTCACACAGAGCATCGTGATGTCGGTGGTGCGCGCGATGTCCCGCAGCAGGTCCAGAACGCCCGCGACCAGCTCCGGGTCCAGCGCCGACGTCACCTCGTCGAGCAGCAGCACCTGCGGACGCATCGCCAGCGCCCGCGCTATCGCCACCCGCTGCTGCTGGCCGCCGGACAGCTGGGTCGGACGGGCGTCGCACTTGTCGGCGAGGCCCACCATGTCCAGCAGCTCACGGGCGCGCGCCTCGGCCTCGTCCTTCGACATGCCGAGCACGGTGACCGGCGCCTCGGTGATGTTGCGCAGCACGGTCATGTTCGGGAACAGGTTGAACTGCTGGAACACCATCCCGATCTTCTTGCGGACCTCGCGGATCTGCTTCTCGGGAGCGGGGAACAGCTGCTGCCCGTCCACCGTGATCCGGCCCTCGTCCGGCTTGGTCAGCGTCATCAGCAGCCGCAGGATCGTGGTCTTGCCCGATCCGGACGGTCCGATCAGCGTGACGTGCTTGCCGGCCTGGACCGAGAAGTCGAGGTTGTCGAGGACGGTGTTGTCGCCGAACCGCTTGGTGACCTGCTCGAGACGGATCAGTTCGCCGTTGGAGCGGTTCTCGGCCGGGTTCTTCTCAGGGTTGTGCTGGATGTCAGTGGACAAGACGTCGCTCCAGGGCTCGCAGGAGGAGGGAGGCCAGGTAG
The DNA window shown above is from Streptomyces chartreusis and carries:
- the ehuA gene encoding ectoine/hydroxyectoine ABC transporter ATP-binding protein EhuA; this translates as MSTDIQHNPEKNPAENRSNGELIRLEQVTKRFGDNTVLDNLDFSVQAGKHVTLIGPSGSGKTTILRLLMTLTKPDEGRITVDGQQLFPAPEKQIREVRKKIGMVFQQFNLFPNMTVLRNITEAPVTVLGMSKDEAEARARELLDMVGLADKCDARPTQLSGGQQQRVAIARALAMRPQVLLLDEVTSALDPELVAGVLDLLRDIARTTDITMLCVTHEMNFARDISDQVLMFDSGRVIESGTPEKIFNDPENDRTREFLSAVL